The Streptomyces armeniacus genomic interval AGATCGGCCTCTACATCTGGAACCGGCGGCACAACGTCTCGCCGCACGAGCCCGAGGGCTCCGGCGGCCTGGCCGGCATGCTGATGTCCGCGCTCTCGGCCCCGATCTACGCGCGCTCGCTCTTCGACACGGTCCTGCGCCGCAAGAGCAAGTTCGTGGTCACCCCGAAGGGCGACTCGGCCAGCCCGGACACGTTCTTCGGCACGTTCCGGGTGCACCTCTTCTTCATCCTCATCTTCGGCGGGTCGCTGGGCGGCTCGTTCTACCTGGGGCACGACCACCCCGCGATGCTCACCTGGGCCACGCTGGCCCTGCTGATCACCGCGGCGCCCATCATCGGCTGGCGCGTCACCCTCCGCGCGGAGCGCAAAAAGCGCAAACATGGACGGACCGGACCGCCGGACGGCCGGAGCAGCGATCAGGACCAGGACGGACAGGGGCCCCCGCCCGGCGGGCCTCCGCCACCCGGCGCAGCGGGCCCGGCCCGCCCGAGCTGGTCCGCCACTTCCGACGAGACAATGCAAATCGCCCTTGGGGGACGTGAACGATGAACTACCGCCCGAGCCGCCGCACCCGTCGCCTGGCGATCGGCGCGGCGGCCGTGCTCGTGCTGGCGGGTTTCAACGGCCCAGCGCTGTACAACTTCGCCTCGGAGAAGTACCACAACTACAAGATCAACCAGCCCGAGTACAAGGCGGAGAACGGGCATTGGAAGATCGTCGACATCCCGGAGAAGTACCGGATCAACACGATCCACGCGGCCCTCCTGCAGACCGGCAAGGTGCTGCTGGTGGCCGGCTCCGGGAACGACGCCAAGCAGTTCGACGCCGGCACGTTCCGCACCACGCTGTGGGACCCGGTGAAGAACACGTTCAAGAACATCCCCACCCCCGCCGACCTCTTCTGCGCCGGCCACACCCAACTGCCGGACGGCAAACTGCTGGTGGCGGGTGGCACGCAGCGCTACGAGTCGCTGGAGGGCGACGTCGACAAGGCCGGCGGCCTGATGATCGTCTACAACGAGAGCCCGGACAAGGCGATGACCCTGAAGAAGGGCACCCGCTTCACCGGCCGCGAGAACGGCAAGACGTTCGTCTCCAACGCCAACATCCTCGTGCCTCGCGCCGAGAAGAAGACGGACCCGGCGACCGGCAAGGTCACCGTCACACCCAAGAGCGCCCGCGTCTACGTCGAGTCCCCGAAGAAGGGCAAGCAGCACCAGACCGGCACCCAGGACCAGTACGTCGTCGAAGGACTCAAGGGCGGCGACCGCAAGAACATCTACGGCATCGCGCAGAAGCTCTCCTTCGACAAGAAGGACTTCCAGGGCATCAAGGACGCCTACGAGTTCGACCCCGTCGCCGAGCGCTACATCACCGTCGACCCGATGGGCGAGGCCCGCTGGTACCCGACGCTGACCACTCTCGAGGACGGCTCGGTCCTGTCGGTCTCCGGGCTGGACGAGATCGGCCAGGTCGTCCCGGGCAAGAACGAGATCTACGACCCGGACACCAAGAAGTGGGAGTACCTGCCCAAGACCCGCTTCTTCCCCACCTACCCCGCGCTGTTCCTGGCCCGCGACGGCAAGGTGTTCTACACCGGCTCCAACGCCGGCTACGGCCCCGCCGACAAGGGCCGCGTCCCGGGCGTATGGGACCTCAGCACGAACGAGTTCCGCAAGGTGCCCGGCATGAGCGACCCGGACATCCTGGAGACCTCGATGTCCGTGCTGCTGCCGCCCGCGCAGAAGCAGCAGTACATGGTGCTCGGCGGCGGCGGCGTCGGCGAGAGCGGCAAGTCGACCGCGAAGACCCGGATCGCCGACCTCACCAAGGACAACCCGCGCTTCGTGGACGGCCCCGACCTGTACGAGAAGGCCCGCTACCCGTCCAGCGTGATCCTGCCCGACGACACGGTGCTCACCACCAACGGCTCCGACGACTATCGGGGCCGCAGCGACAGCAACGTGCTGAAGGCGTCGATCTACGACCCGGAGAAGAAGGAGTTCCGCGACGTCGCCGACCCGCTGGTGGGCCGCAACTACCACTCCGGCGGGCTGCTGCTGCCCGACGGCCGGGTCATGACGTTCGGCTCCGACTCGCTGTTCTCCGACAAGGCCAACACCAAGCCGGGCGAGTTCGAGCAGCGGATCGAGATCTACACGCCGCCGTATCTGCACCAGGACGGCGAGCGGCCCGAGCTGAAGGACGCCGGAAAGCCGCGCAAGACCGTACGGCTGGGCGGCTCGGTGGAGTTCAAGAGCAAGGACGCGGCGTCCGTCGAGAAGATGCGGCTGATCCGGCCGGGCGCGTTCACCCACGTCACCAACGTCGAGCAGCGCTCGATCGCGCTGGACTTCAAGAAGACGGCGAACGGCCTGCGGGTCACCCTGCCGAAGGACCCGTCGCTGGTGCCGCCGGGCTGGTACATGGTGAACGCGGTCAACGCCGACGGCGTCCCGTCCGAGTCCACCTGGGTGAAGGTCCCCGTCTCCGCCTCGGCGGAGACCCACGAGACGACGGCGGAGTCCCCGCCGGTCACCCCGGGGGCGTAG includes:
- a CDS encoding kelch motif-containing protein encodes the protein MNYRPSRRTRRLAIGAAAVLVLAGFNGPALYNFASEKYHNYKINQPEYKAENGHWKIVDIPEKYRINTIHAALLQTGKVLLVAGSGNDAKQFDAGTFRTTLWDPVKNTFKNIPTPADLFCAGHTQLPDGKLLVAGGTQRYESLEGDVDKAGGLMIVYNESPDKAMTLKKGTRFTGRENGKTFVSNANILVPRAEKKTDPATGKVTVTPKSARVYVESPKKGKQHQTGTQDQYVVEGLKGGDRKNIYGIAQKLSFDKKDFQGIKDAYEFDPVAERYITVDPMGEARWYPTLTTLEDGSVLSVSGLDEIGQVVPGKNEIYDPDTKKWEYLPKTRFFPTYPALFLARDGKVFYTGSNAGYGPADKGRVPGVWDLSTNEFRKVPGMSDPDILETSMSVLLPPAQKQQYMVLGGGGVGESGKSTAKTRIADLTKDNPRFVDGPDLYEKARYPSSVILPDDTVLTTNGSDDYRGRSDSNVLKASIYDPEKKEFRDVADPLVGRNYHSGGLLLPDGRVMTFGSDSLFSDKANTKPGEFEQRIEIYTPPYLHQDGERPELKDAGKPRKTVRLGGSVEFKSKDAASVEKMRLIRPGAFTHVTNVEQRSIALDFKKTANGLRVTLPKDPSLVPPGWYMVNAVNADGVPSESTWVKVPVSASAETHETTAESPPVTPGA